The following are encoded together in the bacterium genome:
- a CDS encoding PEGA domain-containing protein, with protein FLPDRPKVEAGNQQQQQQQQQTVVIPGAAQPGGQQTGTVIVSASVEGADIYVDGLFVGNAPANLKLSEGVHVIEVKKDGYETFKRELRVFAAGEVSLKAELKKP; from the coding sequence TTTTTCTGCCTGATCGGCCGAAGGTCGAGGCGGGGAATCAACAGCAGCAACAACAGCAACAGCAAACGGTCGTGATCCCGGGAGCCGCACAGCCCGGGGGACAACAAACGGGCACTGTGATCGTGAGCGCGTCCGTTGAAGGCGCCGACATCTATGTCGATGGTCTGTTCGTCGGCAACGCCCCAGCAAATCTGAAGCTGTCCGAGGGCGTTCATGTGATCGAGGTCAAGAAAGACGGATACGAGACTTTCAAGCGAGAGCTCCGTGTGTTCGCTGCTGGCGAGGTCTCGCTCAAGGCAGAGCTGAAGAAGCCGTAG